The genomic interval atatatatattttgtgatGGAATTGTGTGTTCTCATTTAATTTTGATTGATTTTGTAGAAATTATTTCAaacatgagatttttttttttttgtgtcttACAAAAGTAAAgtagttttttatttaaattttatataatgtttttaattttttatatttttatgagatTTTTCTTATATGTTTAGTTTATTTACCCGAAAATTAGTTTCTCAATTTTTTGAGTGcatgataataattatttatttgttggtAATATAGGTGCATTTTATTTGTGTAGTTTTTTCAGcaaaactttaatttatttatttccagAATCGATTTGATTTAGTTAATTTAAGGAAgtagttttttttagtatattttagGAGCCGATTTTTAATTTACTTAATTcaacaaattaatttttgatttaGCTATTTTCATGCAATTAGTTTTGTGTGTATTTTTTTGATTGCCTTACATAACTAGTTTTTTTATCTTAAAGTTTTTAACTATCTGATAAAGGtagctggtttttttttttttttgttatattctaaTGTTCAATTTCGGCATCTAACTCTGATAACCATAAGAATCCTGAAGACTTTTTCAACAGCGATGAAAATTCTGGTGACTTTTTTGATGAATTTTCTCGCAATAGTGACAAATTATGGTTACTTTTTTGGCAATGATGAATTGCTCTAGTGACTATTCCGACGATAATGGCTACTCCAGCTATTTTTTAGCTACCTTCACAACATTTTTAGCgaaatttgtttttaaaaatcttgttaattttatttatgatgTTTTATTTgagtatatttttaaaaatattttaattacgatgatatttttatatgtaACTGTAAATTACGTCTtactgaaaataaataaaagtacacacaacatgaataatactctttaacataatttagaataaagtattgaattttcatttaaattaaaaataaaatagtgtgGACATAATCTGCTACACCTCCTTGAGATACACTATctacattatatattttttcgtagTATGAGGACAAAACCATAGATTTcccctaaatatatatatcaccaCCAAACAGTAGTACTCTCACATAAAATGACTTCGTTTAATGTTTGAACAATAACGACCAAACCCTGACGCTGAGTATCACAGCCAGACATGCACTATAAAGTTTGAACCCTCCACCAattaatctctctctctctcattaaaattaaaaatagttaTTATAGCTTGTTCTATTATATGGATATAAATTACTGACCACCTAGCTACTTCTTTATTGTCCCTTGTATTGGGTAGTTTAAAGGTAGATACATTAATACTGCTATACATTATTCTGACCCCTCCCCAGTAAATTTTTAGGGGAAGAATTTACATTATTAATTGTATGCATGGCTTTGGTGGGACATTAATTTATTCACCtgaacctttttttttctttccattaTTCGTAAcatgcatacatatatatatttaaccaACTATAAGAATTCAGCatttttcattttgtttatctttttttaacatGTTGAACATATTATTCTATATAGCTAataatacttttatttattaatatattttacacGTATAAAATGTGGTTGGTCTGTccgtatatttatttatgtatcttttattaaaaaatcacTATCTGTTTCCAGGTAAGTTGCCACAGGCAGGGACGGAGGGACTTTAGCCCATGTGTGGGCtaaagccctcactcaaatatatacatcaaattttttatatgtagatatatacatatattaattcacttTGTTCAATTTATTAAAGTCCAATTCACAAAAGCCCTCATTCAATATCTTAATCATGATTCATGAGCCTACTCTTATTCTAATCAAGCCCATTTTAAAAGTAgtccaatacaaataataaaaaaaataatactttattaaaaaataaaataataccattgacaatattttattttatttttgtcaaccgtattattttattttgttgaagatgaaaatttgaaagatacatttatcattatttttattagttttgacttaatatttattcaagcccTCACTCAACTAAATTTCTGGCTTCGTCACTGGCCACAGGTTACTGCCAGCctgaatttttaatatttgtaagTAGTAGTGTTTTATTAAGACGTAGTTattaataatgttttttttttttttatatttctcaTTTTTCTTAGAACATGTTTTTCCTTTTGTACATATCATCAtacaattatattattattattattattattattattattattattattattattatttagtaaaaTTCTCGCATTAAATGATCATTATTACGTGAATGTCGAAGATTATTAAAGCACGCGTAGTCCTTCAACACAATCTTTCACGTATCTAATATTTTAAATCACCATATAAATGATCACACCATATATATTACTCTTAATAGTGTTACGgctaatattataaaaatttaaatttttatgtttagtttttctatttaattaaaaaaaattctcatttttacattatatgagTTAggattgtaaaaataaaaaaaaaaaagtttttcaacaaaaaaaaaaagaaaattaattttgacttaagtattttttatataaatatatttttgatatattttttatattttcttaattaagtagctaaattaaacacaaaaatttaaatatctcttttattattcATCATTATATCAAAAAATCTAATAGTTTTATTAAAGAATACATATACACTATCCTGTACTCCGCTGCAACATATCTCTTTTTCCTTTTGTATTCTTTAGTCTACTCCTCTGTTATAAGAAAGTAGTTAGGAATTCTGTTAATAGTTAGTTGGTTAGGTTTCTTTATTTCTTTCCCTGTTTGTAACTGACTTAGGCTGAGCTATATATAAAGCTccctttcctttctttctttcgaCTGCTTTGTACATTTTTCTCAGAATAAATCAAAATTACTTTTCTCTGTTTTTCTtgttatggtatcagagcgggaaacATAGGATTTCCCGTCCGATCCTTCTCTCCAGCTCGCTGCGTCGTCTTCTCCGGCGAAGCTGTGTCTTCTGCTTTCTTCCACGGTGGTTCTTCTCCACTTCTGTCTGTACTCTGAGTTCTTGCGATGGCAACAGATTGAGATCAAACTGAGATTTCAACTTCAGGTACTGAAGCTGGAAACATTCCAGGACAGTTCAATCAAGGTTTTCAAGCTGAGTTATGAAAGAACCCTCTCGAAGATCCATCGAGTCCTTACTTCCTTCACCATGGAGATAATCCGGGGAATGCTTTGGTGTCACAACCACTCACGGGGCAAGACAACTACGTGTCCTGGTGCAGAGCTATGCAGCTCGCAATATCCGTGAAGAACAAGATCGGTTTTCTTGACGGTTTCATTCCTAAACCCTCTATTTGTGATCAAAGTCTTTATAATGCTTGGTATAGAAATAATAACATAGTTATTTCTTGGATTTTAAACTCTGTGTCAAAAGAGATTTCTTCAAGCATACTATATGATGAATGTGCTTCAGCTATTTGGAATGATTTAAGGGTTCGTTTTCACCAGAAAAATAGACCACATATATACAATCTAAAGAAAGATCTCACGAACCTTAAACAGGAGAAtcaaaccattagcatgtattTTACCAAGCTTAAAACCATACGGGATGAACTAAACAATTACAGGCCATCTTGCACTTACAATGGATGTACATGTGGTGGAGTCAAGAGGCTCCAAGACCATTACCACATGGAGTACATTATGTCCTTCTTAATGGGACTTTCAGATTCCTATTCTCAAGTTCGAGGGAGCATCTTGCTCATGGATCCTTTGCCCGAAGTCAATAGGGTGTTTCATCTTGTGACTCAAGAAGAACACCAAAGAGGTGCCAACAATACTCTCAATTCTAATGTCTCTAACCAAGCTATGGCTTTTGCTTTTCAAGGTGACAAAAGGGGAAACCAGAAAGATGAAAATCAAACATCAAGATCTCACCCACTGAAGAGGAATAGGCCCTTTTGCACACACTGCAACATCCATGGACACACAATAGAAAAGTGCTATAAAATCCATGGCTACCCCCTGGTTTTAACAAGCAGAATAAACCAAAAGAAGCAGGCGCAAACCAGGTGCAaactggaaaagaagaagaTAACAGCACCACAGATTCGCATACCTTACTTCCCCAATTGTCAAGTGTCCAATACCAGCAGCTGTTGAACTTGCTTGCCTCACAAAAAAGTGGTAGCAATGTGAACGAACCTGGTACTTCCTCTGGAAATTCAAGTATTATCTTATCTCATGTATCTATGCTTCCTTTACGCAACTCTTGGATTATTGATACTGGAGCAACAAGACATATATGCTCCAATATCAAATTATTCCAAAGCATATGTAAGGTTCCTCCAACTAAACTCATTCTTCCaaacaataattttttgatGGTAAATCAAAGTGGAACTATCGATCTTGGTAATAACATAATTCTTGACAATTTTTTATATGCTCCAACTTTCAAATATAATATCATATCGGTTAGCTACCTTACCAAGAATGCTCCTATTTCGGTTCAATTCAATTCTAACAGTTTGATTATGCAGGACAGTGCCAGCAAGATGATGATTGGAAGAGGGAGTGCAATCAATGACCTATACATTCTTGATGTTGCACATGAAGCCCCTCAAGTCCTCTCTGTTGCTGCTGAAACCTGGCACTCACGGCTGGGCCATCTCTCTCATAAACGTTTAGATTTACTCAAGGATATTCTTAATTGTAACACTTCTGGTTTACACAAGATTGAATCTTGTTACATATGTCCTATTGCTAAACAAAAGAAACTCCCTTTCAATAATAAAGCAAAGTTTGCTGATAAATTTTTTGACCTTATCCATTGCGATATTTAGGGACCATATCACATTGTTTCACAcacaaattacaaatattttctTACTTTGGTTGATGATAGCTCTAGATTTACTTGGATTTATTTATTGCAACACAAATCTGATGTGTCTTTTGTTGTTCCTCAATTTTTGTCATATGTTCAAACCCAATTTAATACTGTTTTTAAGGTTTTCAGATCCGATAATGCCCCGAAATTAGCATTCAAAGATCTCTTCTCCAAACATGGAATTATGCATGATTTTTCATGTGTCGAAATGCCCGAACAAAATCCCATAGCTGAGAGGAAACACAAGCATTTATTGAACGTTGCCCATGCATTGTTTTTCCAAGCCAAAATGCCCATTAAATTCTGGTCTGAATGTATCCTTACTGCTGCCTATTTAATAAATAGGACACCTACTCCTCTTTTGAAGAACAAAACTTCTTATGAACTCTTATTCAAGAAACAACCAAATTATCATCATCTACGCTCTTTTGGTTGCCTCGCATTCGCTTCCACATTAACTGCTCATAGGACCAAGTTTTCACCAAGAGCACGCACATGTGTTTTCATAGGATATCCCCAAGGAGTCAAGGGATACAAACTTTATGATTTGAATACAAATCAATGCTTTATCTCAAGAAATGTTGTCTTCCATGAAAACATTTTTCCTTTTAAGAAACTTAATACTGACAGCAACAATATGGATCCTTTCACTCAAATTGTCTTACCAAATTCTATGATTAATAATACTCCTATTGCTGAGTACCCTGCAGGTTCCAATGGCAGCTTCACTCGCACATCCAACACGCATGAAGAGGATGAGAATAACTCTGAAAAACATGCCGCTTCCACTGCTGCTTCACCTGCAGAATCCTGCAGCAACAACAATCAAAATATTGCAGCAAGATAGGTCCTTTCCCAGGATGCACCACGAAGATCCCAAAGACAGACCAAGCCTCCATCTCATTTGAGGGATTTTGAGTGCTATTCACTCATCCAAGACACCTCTTCTTCTCCTCATTCTAtagataaatatatttcttattCAAATTTATCTGACACATATAAAGCTTTCATTCTTGCAGTGTCCTCTATCAAAGAACCAATGTCATATTTTGAAGCTATACAAACTGTTGGTTGGTTGCAGGCAATGCAATGCGAAATAAAGGCTCTAACCGACAACAAAACATGGACCATAGTACCACTTCCAGCTAACAAAAGGGCCATAGGATGTAGATGGGTTTACAAGATTAAGTATAATAGTGATGGGAGTATAGAACGGTTAAAGGCTCGTCTTGTTGCGCAAGGCTATACGCAACAAGAAGGATTAGACTTCTTTGATACTTTTTCTCCCGTTGCTAAAATGGTCACCCTTAAATTGCTTCTTGTTGTTCCAACCATCAAAAACTGGCATATTTTACAATTAGACGTTAACAACGCCTTTCTCAATGGGGACCTCAATGAAGAGGTCTACATGTCCATACCACAAGGTCTAACTCTTCCTTCTTCTCTTAATGCAGAAAATAATCTGGTTTGCAAGCTACACAAGTCCATATACGGCCTCAAACAATCATCCAGACAATGGTATAAGAAGTTGTCAGATGCCTTAATGCAAGAAGGGTTCAAACAGTCTCAAGCCGATTACACCTTATTCACTAGAGGAACCGAAGACACCTTCATTGCTCTCCTAGTCTACGTGGATGACATCGTCATAACTGGACCTAACATCAATATACTTCACGAGCTACAGATCTCCTTACACCATAAATTCAAGCTCAAAGGACttggaaaattaaaatattttctcgGTTTCGAAGTGGCACAAGCTCAAGAAGGCCTATTTCTCTCCCAAAGAAAATATACTCTCCAATTGCTTGAACATTCTGGGTACATCAATAGCAAGCCTAGTAAGACACCTATGgatcccaaactcaaacttgacaATGAAGATCGTGAAGCATTGGAAAATCCCTCTCATTACCGACAGCTAGTTGGGAAACTCTTGTACCTAACTCTGTCTAGACCTGACATCACTTTTACCGTAAACTCCCTTAGTCAATTTTTGGCAAATCCTCACACTACACACTTCCAATCCGTGCACCATCTGCTTCGCTACAATAAAGGAAATCCTGGACAGGGACTTCTCTATTCCAAGTCATCAACATTACACCTCCGTGGCTTCTCAGATTCTGATTGGGCGTCTTGCCCAGCTACAAGGCGATCCACAACCGGTTTTTGTATCTTCTTAGGAGATTGTCTTATCTCTTGGCGCACGAAAAAGCAGCCTACCATCTCCAAAAGCTCAGCTGAAGCTAAATATCGCGCTCTTGCTGCAACTACTAGTGAAATAACATGGTTACAATACTTGTTACACGATTTTCACATTCCTCAACAACATCCAGCCTTCATCTACTGTGATAACAACTCAGCTATCCACATTGCAAACAACCCAACCTTCCATGAAAGGACCAAACACATAGAGCTTGACTGTCACTTCATCAGAGACAAAATCAACAACTCAACAATCAGGCTGATTCCCATATCCAGCAAACTACAATTGGCGGATGCTTTTACCAAACCACTAACCTTTCCTATTTTGAGCTCCCATGTTTCCAAGATGTCCGTTAATGACATACACGCTCCATCTTGAGGAGGGGGTATTAAAGAATACATATACACTATCCTGTACCCCGCTGCAACatatctcttttttcttttgtattcTTTAGTCTACTCCTCTGTTATAGGAAAGTAGTTAGGAATTCTGTTAATAGTTAGTTGGTTaagtttctttatttattttcccTGTTTGTAACCGACTTAGGCTGAGCTCTATATAAAGCTCCCTTTCCTTTCTTTGTTTCGACTGCTTTGTACATTTTGCTCAGAATAAATCAAAATTGcttttctctgtttttttttttgttaagtttaatatttttaagattaatatttatagttaagtTGCTTAGTAACCATGAAtagataatataaattaaaaagtgttccatattatatatatatatatatatgtatttatgtaTACTTGTAAAGTAAAAGTGTACATAAGTGAAAGAAAAAATTGTTTaacatttaaaacaaaatatatttaacaATCATAAATCTAACacgtaatatattattataatttctcATACAAATAAtttaacatataaaaattaaaacttttcatTTAGTTATTTTGCATCTCGCAtaaaacatatattataatttttttttgtataatttataataatctaatcaatattatattataaatatattatttaaacttGTTATGGTTccaatgtttaatttttttttcaaaagtttgaaatagtaaaatttggTAAAAGAAATGATACAAAAGAGCAAacgaaaatattaattgctataatcttcattttcttttttgctgaaaaataatttctttttaatgagttatgtatatttatttaaaaaatacattttgcATTTACCAACAAACACagataaaaagtaaaaataaatttgtgaGCGATAAGAGAAAAAGttgtaataaaattgaataaaaatataatattaaaacgGTAAAAAAAggcaaagcaaaaaaaaaaaaagctggtCGATGAGCAGTTCATACATATACTTACagcatttatatataaataaatgttacaactaAAAAAACTTATCTTTGTCGTttgcttttatatatatactattttttttatttatttatttgattgtttttgttttgttatgtaggtaaatatttttttatacttataagtTGTTCAATGTTATATTgatgtattatttaataattggttagtgatttttttttttaatttttatgaatgATATTTGTATTAATtctttttttgtaaattattttttatacaatTATTGTTATGTGGCACCTTAAATTGTTCAATACAATATCAATTCACATACACTACAATAATTGGTTAGCAATTTTCTAAATTGAAACTTGTGAGAACCGATACTAAAATGTACCAATAACAATATATTTCCCTTCATAGTATTTGGCACCTTAATATGtcctttaattttttgttaataatatgtacatatatttataattaacttcttttagaatattaatttttaatgggatgtgaaaatttttgttatatttgaCAAAAAATAACTTGTGATATATTTGCATTAATTTTTAGCATTATGCTTTAATGTATAATTGTAAAATTTgacgtaatttttttttgttatgaatttacaattttttttataaatttttttacaacttttttgggtttttcatgtataattttttgtacatatttttttgtggtcatttatttttattattattaagagaaCATTATTATTTGACATCTTAGGATGTCTAACATTATGCAAATATATGACA from Cannabis sativa cultivar Pink pepper isolate KNU-18-1 chromosome 4, ASM2916894v1, whole genome shotgun sequence carries:
- the LOC133036851 gene encoding uncharacterized protein LOC133036851 — encoded protein: MYFTKLKTIRDELNNYRPSCTYNGCTCGGVKRLQDHYHMEYIMSFLMGLSDSYSQVRGSILLMDPLPEVNRVFHLVTQEEHQRGANNTLNSNNKPKEAGANQVQTGKEEDNSTTDSHTLLPQLSSVQYQQLLNLLASQKSGSNVNEPGTSSGNSSIILSHVSMLPLRNSWIIDTGATRHICSNIKLFQSICKVPPTKLILPNNNFLMDSASKMMIGRGSAINDLYILDVAHEAPQVLSVAAETWHSRLGHLSHKRLDLLKDILNCNTSGLHKIESCYICPIAKQKKLPFNNKAKSDNAPKLAFKDLFSKHGIMHDFSCVEMPEQNPIAERKHKHLLNVAHALFFQAKMPIKFWSECILTAAYLINRTPTPLLKNKTSYELLFKKQPNYHHLRSFGCLAFASTLTAHRTKFSPRARTCVFIGYPQGVKGYKLYDLNTNQCFISRNVVFHENIFPFKKLNTDSNNMDPFTQIVLPNSMINNTPIAEYPAGSNGSFTRTSNTHEEDENNSEKHAASTAASPAESCSNNNQNIAAR